In Thermus filiformis, one DNA window encodes the following:
- the truA gene encoding tRNA pseudouridine(38-40) synthase TruA: protein MRRVLLLVEYDGTGFAGLQRQRPGLRTVQGTLEEAIARLGGPPKAVAAGRTDRGVHALRMPFHADLPEAIPKERLPAALNRHLPEDLKVVGAEEVPPGFHARRDAKSRTYLYRLLVREAPVVLERNRVFWVRPPLDLEAIRAALPHLLGRHDFSGFAVREEREPLRTLLEARLEEAGEEVRLVFKGESFLRGQVRGMVGALVTLGRGRLSLEEFARILKGGRSPAWAPPQGLYFLEAEY, encoded by the coding sequence GTGCGAAGGGTCCTCCTCCTCGTAGAGTACGACGGCACCGGTTTCGCCGGGCTCCAGCGCCAGCGGCCGGGGCTGAGGACGGTCCAGGGCACCTTGGAAGAGGCCATCGCCCGGCTGGGGGGGCCGCCCAAGGCGGTGGCGGCGGGCCGCACCGACCGGGGGGTCCACGCCCTCCGGATGCCCTTCCACGCCGACCTGCCGGAGGCCATCCCCAAGGAGCGGCTCCCCGCGGCCCTCAACCGCCACCTCCCGGAGGACCTAAAGGTGGTGGGGGCCGAGGAGGTCCCCCCCGGCTTCCACGCGCGCAGGGACGCCAAGAGCCGCACCTACCTCTACCGCCTCCTGGTCCGGGAGGCCCCGGTGGTCCTGGAGCGGAACCGGGTCTTCTGGGTCCGCCCCCCCTTGGACCTCGAGGCCATCCGGGCCGCCCTCCCCCACCTGCTGGGCCGGCACGACTTCTCCGGGTTCGCGGTGCGGGAGGAGCGGGAGCCCCTCAGGACCCTCCTCGAGGCCCGCCTGGAGGAGGCGGGCGAGGAGGTGCGCCTGGTCTTCAAGGGCGAGAGCTTCCTCCGGGGCCAGGTCCGGGGGATGGTGGGGGCTCTGGTGACCCTGGGCCGGGGCCGGCTTTCCCTGGAGGAGTTCGCAAGGATCCTAAAGGGCGGGCGGAGCCCGGCCTGGGCTCCGCCGCAAGGGCTT